In Pedobacter sp. WC2423, the following are encoded in one genomic region:
- a CDS encoding Crp/Fnr family transcriptional regulator — protein MTVSAVAKVMLMDMVFEDFCKKGTRILYQREIQKKLWFIFDGSAREFKEDKNAEVQEQTLWFSFSGDLLYTIPGFFSEAAAPSSIELLEDSHLVYVNVEDYLRLEKETDFLFRRIRDHYDAVRQEYQANRLHLSGKQKYLQLFKAHPSLFNNAKMKDIAYFLGISPNSLSRFRKDN, from the coding sequence ATGACGGTTTCTGCTGTGGCCAAAGTGATGCTGATGGATATGGTATTTGAAGATTTTTGCAAAAAAGGAACCCGGATTCTTTACCAGAGAGAGATTCAAAAGAAATTATGGTTCATCTTTGATGGCTCGGCAAGGGAATTTAAAGAAGATAAAAATGCTGAGGTTCAGGAACAAACCCTATGGTTCTCCTTTAGTGGAGATTTACTTTATACCATTCCAGGTTTTTTTAGCGAGGCCGCTGCACCAAGTTCTATTGAGCTTTTAGAAGACAGTCATTTAGTGTATGTGAATGTGGAAGATTATTTACGATTGGAAAAAGAAACGGACTTCCTTTTTAGAAGAATCAGAGATCACTATGATGCTGTGAGACAAGAATACCAGGCCAACAGACTACATCTGAGCGGTAAGCAGAAGTATCTCCAATTGTTCAAAGCCCATCCCTCACTGTTTAACAATGCCAAAATGAAAGATATTGCGTACTTTTTAGGGATTAGTCCTAATTCTTTATCAAGGTTTAGAAAAGACAATTGA
- a CDS encoding MauE/DoxX family redox-associated membrane protein encodes MRKEIILQGIATAIALLFCYAALSKLTDFTRSKSEMLNQVFPESVALILVWAIPVLELLIVALLLYKPLRLTGFYASFILLALFTIYIAITMTGVFGRIPCSCGGILKYMSYSVHLIFNIFFLLLALTGILLKRTPIINSHILN; translated from the coding sequence ATGAGAAAAGAAATCATATTGCAAGGAATTGCGACTGCAATTGCCCTGTTATTCTGTTATGCGGCTTTGAGTAAGTTGACCGACTTTACCCGGAGCAAATCAGAAATGCTAAACCAGGTATTCCCTGAATCTGTTGCATTGATTCTGGTATGGGCGATCCCTGTTTTGGAGCTACTTATTGTAGCACTGTTACTTTATAAACCATTAAGGTTAACAGGATTTTACGCTTCCTTTATTTTGCTCGCCTTATTTACTATTTATATCGCGATTACGATGACAGGAGTATTCGGCAGAATCCCATGCAGTTGTGGAGGCATCCTCAAATACATGAGTTACAGCGTACATCTGATTTTTAATATCTTTTTCCTTTTACTGGCTTTAACAGGAATTCTACTGAAAAGAACACCGATCATCAATAGCCATATTCTTAATTAA
- a CDS encoding GNAT family N-acetyltransferase, with amino-acid sequence MMHKDWSLLDNPIWNALNTAHEDFSSGNRVIKRYNEDTIPFMGMASPDGELLRQIAPYFKANEEVFLKDELDFIPQGWELLNKLNCLQMIYVPALSTEVHSNGIVKLSGLDTGELSKLINLVQPGFFKEKTSSLGDYYGIKKDGKLVAAAGERFNLNGFTELSAVCTHPDYTGNGYAQRLLHVLCNKNLTQGSTPFLHVVDTNIRAIQLYEHLNFETRINFPLIKLKYLGI; translated from the coding sequence ATGATGCACAAAGACTGGTCTCTATTGGACAACCCCATATGGAATGCGCTGAATACAGCTCATGAGGATTTTTCATCTGGTAATCGGGTAATTAAAAGATATAATGAGGACACTATTCCTTTTATGGGAATGGCCAGTCCGGATGGTGAATTGTTAAGACAAATCGCACCATATTTTAAAGCGAATGAAGAAGTCTTTTTAAAAGATGAACTGGACTTCATCCCGCAAGGGTGGGAGTTGCTGAACAAATTAAACTGTTTACAGATGATCTATGTACCTGCGTTGAGTACAGAGGTTCATAGCAATGGAATAGTTAAACTTTCCGGATTAGATACCGGCGAGTTATCAAAACTGATCAATTTAGTACAGCCTGGTTTTTTTAAAGAAAAAACTTCTTCGCTGGGAGATTACTACGGAATTAAGAAAGATGGTAAACTAGTTGCTGCGGCCGGAGAAAGATTTAATTTAAACGGTTTTACTGAATTAAGCGCAGTCTGCACGCATCCTGATTATACTGGTAATGGATATGCGCAACGGTTATTGCATGTATTATGCAACAAAAACTTAACACAGGGAAGTACTCCCTTTTTGCATGTTGTGGACACGAATATAAGGGCCATTCAGCTCTATGAGCATCTGAACTTTGAAACCAGGATAAATTTTCCGCTGATCAAATTGAAATATCTGGGTATATAA
- a CDS encoding RagB/SusD family nutrient uptake outer membrane protein encodes MYRLYKNIMALLLISCLICLLGCEKFLDEKTNKKLAIPTTLADFQALLDNPSRINYSSPVSGEISSDDYYLTDTKWNGLASVQNRRMYVWEKDNLFASSFNDWSSVYSAIYIDNTVLQGIDGVPRSGTNAVEWDNVKGQALYGRGNSYLEGIIIWGIAYDEATAGSDLGLPLRLNTVFSEKTKRASVRQTYELVIQDLKASIALLPVTPLSKFRPSKPAAYGLLSRAYLSMRDYENAYKYADSCLYLRKDILDFNTLSFTVNFPFNVDNNTEAIYYKSMSTPPIISGVSPMVVPKSYDSFDLADLRKQVFFKKNPDNSYRFKGSYGGSYGPFSGVATNEMFLIKAECLARKDQINESMVVLNGLLVKRWDKNKVFVPYSAGSSAEALDIVLKERRKELMMRGLRWMDIKRLNKEGANIILTRTLNNKVYELLPNDLRYALPIPEDIISLSGMEQNKR; translated from the coding sequence ATGTATAGATTATATAAAAATATAATGGCTCTTCTATTGATTAGCTGTTTGATCTGCCTTTTAGGGTGTGAAAAATTTCTGGATGAAAAAACGAATAAAAAACTGGCAATCCCTACCACTTTAGCTGACTTCCAGGCACTGTTGGATAACCCGTCAAGGATAAATTATTCTTCTCCGGTAAGTGGAGAAATAAGTTCGGATGATTATTACCTGACTGATACAAAATGGAATGGTTTGGCCTCTGTGCAAAATCGAAGAATGTATGTTTGGGAGAAGGATAATCTATTTGCCAGCAGCTTTAATGACTGGTCAAGTGTTTATAGTGCGATTTATATCGACAATACTGTTTTGCAAGGCATAGATGGGGTACCCAGATCCGGAACAAATGCTGTGGAGTGGGATAATGTGAAGGGCCAGGCGCTATATGGCCGTGGAAATAGTTATTTGGAAGGTATAATAATTTGGGGAATTGCTTATGATGAGGCAACAGCAGGATCGGATCTAGGACTTCCTTTACGGTTAAACACGGTTTTTAGTGAAAAAACTAAAAGAGCTAGTGTACGACAAACTTATGAACTGGTTATTCAGGATCTGAAAGCTTCTATAGCTTTACTACCTGTAACACCTTTATCTAAATTCAGACCTTCAAAGCCTGCGGCTTATGGATTATTGTCAAGGGCTTATTTATCAATGCGTGATTATGAGAACGCGTATAAATATGCTGATTCCTGTTTGTATTTAAGAAAAGATATACTGGATTTTAATACACTTTCATTTACTGTAAATTTTCCTTTCAATGTAGATAATAACACAGAGGCTATATACTATAAGTCAATGAGTACACCACCTATTATATCCGGTGTATCGCCCATGGTAGTACCAAAGAGTTATGACAGTTTTGATTTAGCCGATTTAAGAAAACAAGTGTTTTTTAAAAAGAATCCGGATAATAGTTATCGCTTTAAAGGAAGCTATGGCGGAAGTTATGGGCCTTTTAGTGGTGTTGCTACTAATGAAATGTTCTTAATTAAGGCTGAATGTTTGGCCAGAAAGGATCAGATTAATGAGAGTATGGTGGTATTGAATGGGCTATTAGTTAAGCGCTGGGATAAAAATAAGGTTTTTGTTCCTTATAGTGCTGGAAGTTCTGCTGAGGCACTGGATATTGTTTTGAAAGAGCGGAGAAAGGAGTTAATGATGAGAGGACTGAGGTGGATGGATATAAAAAGGCTGAATAAAGAAGGGGCAAATATTATCCTCACCCGGACTTTGAATAATAAGGTTTATGAGTTGTTACCAAATGATTTGAGATATGCCTTGCCAATTCCGGAAGACATAATTAGTTTATCAGGTATGGAGCAGAATAAGAGATAG
- a CDS encoding MarR family winged helix-turn-helix transcriptional regulator yields the protein MIANIINESGSFAIGTRLRRLYESLTNDMTLIYQEQGLPLETKDFILYYLVSKRSSISISEIAKELNLTHPAVIHIAKSLEKTGYIESEKSVNDSRKRLLKLTRKGQKDLARYRVLWEDIMGLNQQIFEQEVQLLQSIQKLEEMLKERTYYQRYHGLQASKKLVKY from the coding sequence ATGATAGCAAACATTATTAATGAATCAGGCTCTTTTGCCATTGGTACCAGACTGCGCAGATTGTATGAATCACTGACCAATGATATGACCCTGATATATCAGGAGCAAGGCTTACCGCTGGAAACAAAAGATTTTATTCTTTATTATTTAGTGAGTAAACGCAGCAGTATTAGTATCTCAGAGATTGCAAAAGAACTGAACCTTACTCATCCTGCGGTGATTCATATTGCAAAGAGTTTAGAAAAAACAGGGTACATCGAATCTGAAAAATCTGTTAATGACAGCAGGAAACGTCTCTTGAAACTAACAAGAAAAGGACAGAAAGACTTGGCCAGGTACAGGGTACTCTGGGAAGATATTATGGGGCTAAACCAGCAGATATTTGAGCAGGAAGTACAGCTTTTACAGAGTATTCAAAAGCTGGAAGAAATGCTGAAAGAACGTACTTACTATCAAAGATATCATGGTTTACAAGCTTCAAAAAAACTGGTTAAATATTAA
- a CDS encoding SusC/RagA family TonB-linked outer membrane protein yields the protein MKYLIITLALLIFALNGNAQHKITGRVVSDKDKKPLAGVTIKIAEKNITIHTSSDGSFHLILKSVTDTLEFSHLGYRKKRVVVSAGNEEVFLIKLEVQEQILQEINIVSSGYQKLPKERSTGSFNYIGQKTFNQQVGATVLSRLEAVANGIFADRSTLGGAGSLIVRGLSTIKGPKAALIVLDNFPYEGNLDNLNPNDIENITVLKDAAATSIWGARAGNGVIVITTKTGRFNQPLTIDFNVNSTIISKPDLSYLKQISSADFIGIEEFLYSKGKYTDDISSIYRPGLTPVVELLIRKDRGELSEEAYNLKKTALSSIDIRDQYAQHIYKQGLNQQYALNIKGGSANNAWSISTGYDHNSSVLDVKYNRFSMRFQNIFKPVKNLEISTSAFYTQSKSSSGRPAYGEIRSGSDLFPYARFADEQGNPLAIMKSNRVGYLDTAGNGRLMDWKYYPLDDYKHVVNTVSISDILINAGANYKLIKGLYADVKYQYERQQTGGNNLSDLNSYFARDLVNTYTQFAEENKIIYNVPKGGILDQSNVVLQAHNLRGQLNYSGQWGKHQVSAIAGGELRNSRTISDQNRTYGYDQLLNYVNVDYLTPFPEFIGGNLSYITDNRNLEENVNRFVSVYANASYTYNGKYTFSMSGRSDASNLFGVKTNARWNPLWSAGSSWELSREKFYQFGSIPYLRFRTTYGISGNVDPAMSAVTTISYNGNSDYTPSPYAGFSNFSNPDLTWERSAMLNLGLDFTLKGSRVSGSVEYFNKRGTNLFGDAQLDYTGGVGPSILKNAASTRGYGFDVELNSINLKVGNFSWISNWNANFYKEEVIAYYLPKQPVSAYVNASPRISGLSGKPVFAVFSYKWAGLDPLNGNPRGYVNGEVSSNYNLLTGTTVKLDDLIYHGSALPTFYGSLGNTFSYKGLSLTVRFTYKLGYYFRKSSVNYGSLFEQNNGHSDYALRWQQPGDESKTNVPAIVYPNNSFRDVFYAGSQVLVDRGDHIRLQYVNFSYELDREKVKFLPFKSLSIYINAANLGLIWTANKDHIDPDYQGRNVLKPSKTFSLGIRANLN from the coding sequence ATGAAGTACTTAATTATAACATTAGCATTACTTATTTTTGCTTTAAACGGTAATGCCCAGCATAAAATTACAGGAAGAGTTGTTTCTGATAAGGATAAAAAACCTTTAGCCGGGGTAACTATCAAAATAGCCGAAAAAAACATAACTATACATACCAGCAGTGATGGTTCTTTCCATCTGATATTGAAATCTGTAACGGATACGCTTGAATTTTCTCATCTGGGTTATAGAAAAAAAAGAGTAGTTGTCAGCGCTGGTAATGAAGAGGTTTTTCTGATTAAATTAGAAGTTCAGGAACAGATTTTGCAAGAAATCAATATAGTTTCGTCTGGTTACCAGAAACTACCCAAAGAAAGATCCACAGGATCTTTTAATTATATAGGGCAGAAAACATTTAACCAGCAGGTGGGGGCTACTGTATTGTCGAGATTAGAGGCAGTAGCGAATGGAATATTTGCAGACAGGAGTACGCTCGGTGGTGCTGGTAGTCTTATTGTAAGAGGATTAAGCACAATTAAAGGACCGAAAGCTGCATTAATTGTCCTGGATAATTTTCCTTATGAGGGAAACCTGGATAACCTGAATCCTAATGATATTGAAAATATAACAGTGCTGAAGGATGCAGCAGCTACCTCGATATGGGGAGCCCGCGCTGGTAATGGTGTAATTGTAATTACTACAAAAACAGGAAGATTTAACCAGCCTTTAACTATTGATTTTAATGTAAATAGTACAATAATCAGTAAACCTGATTTGAGCTATCTGAAACAGATATCTTCTGCTGATTTTATAGGGATTGAAGAATTCCTGTATAGCAAGGGAAAGTATACGGATGATATCAGTTCAATCTACAGGCCAGGGCTTACACCGGTAGTTGAACTATTAATAAGGAAAGATAGAGGAGAACTGTCAGAAGAAGCTTATAACCTTAAAAAAACAGCCTTAAGCTCTATTGATATAAGGGATCAATATGCTCAGCATATTTACAAGCAAGGTTTAAATCAGCAATATGCTTTGAATATTAAAGGTGGGTCAGCGAATAATGCATGGAGCATTTCTACGGGGTACGATCATAATTCTTCGGTATTGGACGTGAAGTACAACAGGTTCTCTATGCGTTTTCAAAATATATTTAAACCTGTTAAAAATTTAGAAATATCAACGAGTGCGTTTTATACACAAAGTAAAAGTAGTTCTGGTAGACCGGCGTATGGGGAAATCAGGTCTGGATCAGACCTGTTCCCTTATGCGCGTTTCGCGGATGAACAGGGAAATCCATTAGCTATAATGAAAAGTAATCGGGTAGGTTATCTCGATACCGCTGGTAACGGACGGTTAATGGACTGGAAATACTATCCGCTGGATGACTATAAGCATGTCGTAAATACGGTATCAATAAGTGATATACTAATTAATGCTGGTGCAAATTATAAGCTGATTAAAGGGTTATACGCAGATGTAAAATATCAGTATGAGCGCCAGCAAACTGGTGGTAACAACTTGAGCGACTTAAATAGTTATTTTGCCAGGGATTTAGTCAATACCTATACGCAGTTTGCTGAGGAAAATAAAATAATTTACAACGTGCCCAAAGGAGGCATACTCGATCAGTCTAATGTTGTTTTACAGGCTCATAACTTAAGAGGGCAGCTGAACTATAGTGGACAATGGGGCAAGCATCAGGTGAGTGCTATTGCCGGTGGTGAACTGAGAAATTCCAGAACTATTTCAGATCAAAACAGAACATATGGGTATGATCAATTATTGAATTACGTAAATGTCGATTATTTGACTCCATTTCCAGAATTTATTGGCGGAAACTTAAGCTATATCACCGATAACAGAAACCTCGAAGAGAATGTGAATCGTTTCGTCTCTGTTTATGCAAATGCCTCCTATACTTACAATGGAAAATATACTTTTTCCATGAGTGGAAGGAGTGATGCTTCTAACCTTTTTGGGGTGAAGACCAATGCAAGATGGAATCCGCTGTGGTCTGCTGGTAGTTCATGGGAACTGAGCAGGGAAAAGTTTTATCAATTTGGATCCATACCTTATTTAAGATTTCGAACCACTTATGGGATTAGTGGAAATGTAGATCCTGCGATGAGTGCAGTGACAACAATTAGCTATAATGGTAATTCTGACTATACTCCGTCACCATATGCTGGATTTAGTAATTTCAGCAATCCTGATTTAACCTGGGAGCGTTCTGCAATGTTGAATCTTGGTTTGGACTTTACATTAAAGGGTAGCAGGGTGAGTGGAAGTGTTGAATATTTTAACAAGCGTGGTACTAATCTTTTTGGCGACGCCCAACTTGATTATACTGGTGGTGTAGGTCCTTCTATTTTGAAAAATGCGGCCAGTACAAGAGGCTATGGCTTTGATGTAGAATTGAACAGTATTAATCTTAAAGTGGGCAATTTTAGCTGGATAAGTAATTGGAATGCAAATTTTTATAAGGAAGAAGTTATTGCATATTATTTACCAAAGCAACCTGTCTCTGCTTATGTAAATGCCAGTCCAAGGATTTCAGGATTATCTGGTAAGCCTGTTTTTGCCGTGTTTTCTTATAAATGGGCGGGACTTGATCCTTTAAATGGTAACCCAAGAGGGTATGTAAATGGTGAAGTAAGTAGTAATTACAACTTGCTGACCGGAACTACTGTAAAATTGGATGATTTGATTTATCATGGCTCTGCTTTACCAACTTTTTATGGTTCTTTAGGTAATACTTTCTCTTATAAAGGACTTAGTTTAACTGTTAGGTTTACTTATAAACTTGGTTATTATTTCAGAAAGTCTTCTGTGAATTATGGGAGTTTATTTGAGCAAAATAATGGTCATTCAGATTATGCCCTTAGATGGCAACAGCCTGGTGATGAGTCGAAAACCAATGTTCCTGCTATTGTTTATCCAAATAATAGTTTCAGGGATGTTTTTTATGCTGGTTCACAGGTTTTAGTAGATAGAGGTGATCATATTAGGTTACAATATGTGAATTTTTCTTATGAGCTTGACCGGGAGAAAGTGAAATTTCTTCCTTTTAAGAGTCTGTCAATTTATATCAATGCGGCTAATCTTGGTCTGATCTGGACGGCTAATAAAGATCATATTGATCCTGATTATCAGGGTAGGAATGTACTTAAACCTTCAAAAACTTTTTCATTGGGAATCAGGGCCAACTTAAATTAA